A window of the Pseudomonas furukawaii genome harbors these coding sequences:
- a CDS encoding ABC transporter permease has protein sequence MHVALSAPAPADAGRAAPPESRSLGRRVTLLLLLPSTLWFLLLLLLPLVIILVFSLGERSPVGGYSAALTLENYLNLGSRAKAFANTLVLAPLGTLVCLVAAYPLAYFLAVKVQRNRSLLLTLVIVPFWTSFLIRTYAWIFILGGKGLPALLAMVGLENVRLINTPTAVLIGIVYGYLPLMVFPIYVSLEKLDKRLLEASADLGASAFETFRRVTLPLSAPGVITGAMLVFILLMGEFLIPAILGGGKVFFVGNALVDLFLQSRNWPFGSAVAMTLVAMMLLIIALYLKLVARYGKRGTEGML, from the coding sequence ATGCACGTCGCCCTCAGCGCCCCCGCGCCGGCCGATGCGGGCCGGGCCGCGCCGCCAGAAAGCCGCAGCCTCGGCCGGCGCGTCACGCTGCTCCTGCTGCTGCCGTCCACCCTCTGGTTCCTGCTGCTGCTCCTGCTGCCGCTGGTGATCATCCTGGTCTTCAGCCTGGGGGAGCGGAGCCCGGTGGGGGGCTACAGCGCGGCGCTGACCCTGGAGAACTACCTGAACCTGGGCTCCCGGGCCAAGGCCTTCGCCAACACCCTGGTGCTGGCGCCGCTCGGCACCCTGGTGTGCCTGGTGGCGGCCTACCCGCTGGCCTACTTCCTCGCGGTGAAGGTCCAGCGCAACCGATCCCTGCTCCTGACCCTGGTGATAGTGCCCTTCTGGACCAGCTTCCTGATCCGCACCTACGCCTGGATCTTCATCCTCGGTGGCAAGGGCCTGCCGGCCCTGCTGGCCATGGTCGGGCTGGAGAACGTGCGGCTGATCAACACCCCCACGGCGGTGCTGATCGGCATCGTCTACGGCTACCTGCCGCTGATGGTGTTTCCCATCTACGTGAGCCTGGAGAAGCTCGACAAGCGCCTGCTGGAGGCCTCCGCCGACCTGGGCGCCAGCGCCTTCGAGACCTTCCGCCGGGTGACCCTGCCACTCTCCGCGCCGGGGGTGATCACCGGCGCCATGCTGGTGTTCATCCTGCTCATGGGCGAGTTCCTGATCCCGGCCATCCTCGGCGGCGGCAAGGTGTTCTTCGTCGGCAACGCCCTGGTGGACCTCTTCCTGCAATCGCGCAACTGGCCCTTCGGCAGCGCGGTGGCCATGACCCTGGTGGCGATGATGCTGCTGATCATCGCCCTCTACCTCAAGCTGGTGGCGCGCTACGGCAAGCGCGGCACCGAGGGGATGCTCTGA
- a CDS encoding ABC transporter substrate-binding protein, with protein MDRKDFIKQLRSWQNGSISRREFLGKTGLGLAMAVMAANMPGLLAGNRAFAAEKGSIGDRVTLATWPNYHNAGNFAAFAEQTGARVQMNVFGSNEEMLAKLQAGGSGWDVFVPTNYTISTYVELGLIEPLDLARLPNFDQSAYEKRFMEQGIVDGKVYAVPKNWGTTGFVYDSEQIKARPSTWKEFWELAKGEANGRVMVHDYQLTVIGNALKAFGYSFNSLDPKELADAEKLLLEVKPHLFAINSDYQPSMRSGDAWMSMCWTGDASQLHRDLPQMQYVLGREGGELWSDFFAIPKGAERRDAAYAFINFLLDPQVNKREVEAHGYPSGDKRVDALLPKAMLEDPIMYPAADLLSALEFGAAATLTSPARAELMARFKAA; from the coding sequence ATGGATCGGAAAGACTTCATCAAGCAACTGCGCAGCTGGCAGAACGGCTCCATCAGCCGTCGCGAGTTCCTCGGCAAGACCGGCCTCGGGCTGGCCATGGCGGTGATGGCCGCCAACATGCCCGGCCTGCTCGCCGGCAACCGCGCCTTCGCCGCCGAGAAGGGCAGCATCGGCGACCGCGTCACCCTGGCCACCTGGCCGAACTACCACAACGCCGGCAACTTCGCCGCCTTCGCCGAGCAGACCGGTGCCCGGGTGCAGATGAACGTCTTCGGCTCCAACGAGGAAATGCTCGCCAAGCTCCAGGCCGGTGGCAGTGGCTGGGATGTCTTCGTCCCCACCAACTACACCATCAGCACCTACGTCGAGCTGGGCCTGATCGAGCCCCTGGACCTGGCCCGCCTGCCCAACTTCGACCAGTCCGCCTACGAAAAGCGCTTCATGGAGCAGGGCATAGTCGACGGCAAGGTCTATGCGGTGCCGAAGAACTGGGGCACCACCGGCTTCGTCTACGACAGCGAGCAGATCAAGGCCCGCCCCAGCACCTGGAAGGAGTTCTGGGAGCTGGCCAAGGGCGAGGCCAACGGCCGGGTGATGGTCCACGACTATCAGCTGACTGTCATCGGCAACGCCCTCAAGGCCTTCGGCTACAGCTTCAATTCCCTCGACCCGAAGGAGCTGGCCGACGCCGAGAAACTGCTGCTGGAGGTCAAGCCACACCTGTTCGCCATCAACTCCGACTACCAGCCCTCCATGCGCAGCGGCGACGCCTGGATGTCCATGTGCTGGACCGGCGACGCCTCCCAGCTGCACCGCGACCTGCCGCAGATGCAGTACGTGCTGGGCCGCGAGGGCGGCGAGCTGTGGAGCGACTTCTTCGCCATTCCCAAGGGGGCGGAGCGGCGTGACGCGGCCTACGCCTTCATCAACTTCCTGCTGGACCCGCAAGTGAACAAGCGGGAAGTGGAGGCCCACGGCTACCCCAGCGGCGACAAGCGGGTGGACGCGCTGCTGCCCAAGGCGATGCTGGAGGATCCGATCATGTACCCGGCCGCCGACCTGCTCAGCGCCCTGGAGTTCGGCGCCGCCGCCACCCTCACCAGCCCGGCCCGGGCGGAACTGATGGCCCGCTTCAAGGCGGCCTGA
- a CDS encoding response regulator transcription factor produces the protein MRHKELKHWTTGVAHLLAQPAGRPRLLGLSQWLQQICTVDHFVLFVYEGNHRPLALFDTFPPDKRHIYVEDYQVGPYLLDPFYLACTRNQAPGLWRLRQFAPDHFYLGDYYLTYYQQTGLTEEIAFFIDLPEGAKAVLSLMRSTRNPAYSRDEMHLLDCAQPVVEQVVGEAWQLARAQSPRPAQDLDYKIREAFDQFGAHVLTAREQEVVQMLLRGHSSASVAEHLAISPGTVKIHRKNLYAKLGIGSQSELLGLFVRELAGQRDEPEPLRRAV, from the coding sequence ATGCGCCACAAGGAACTGAAACACTGGACCACCGGTGTCGCCCACCTGCTCGCCCAACCCGCCGGCCGGCCCCGCCTGCTCGGCCTCAGCCAGTGGCTGCAGCAGATCTGCACCGTCGATCACTTCGTCCTCTTCGTCTACGAAGGCAACCACAGGCCCCTGGCGCTTTTTGACACCTTCCCGCCGGACAAGCGGCATATCTACGTGGAGGACTACCAGGTCGGCCCCTACCTGCTGGACCCCTTCTACCTCGCCTGCACCCGCAACCAGGCCCCCGGACTCTGGCGGTTGCGCCAGTTCGCCCCGGACCACTTCTACCTGGGCGACTACTACCTCACCTACTACCAGCAGACCGGACTGACCGAGGAGATCGCCTTCTTCATCGACCTGCCCGAAGGCGCCAAGGCGGTACTTTCGCTCATGCGCAGCACCCGCAACCCGGCCTACAGCCGTGACGAGATGCACCTGCTGGACTGCGCCCAGCCGGTGGTGGAGCAGGTGGTGGGGGAGGCCTGGCAACTGGCGCGCGCCCAGTCCCCGCGTCCGGCCCAGGACCTGGACTACAAGATCCGCGAGGCCTTCGACCAGTTCGGCGCCCATGTGCTGACGGCCCGTGAGCAGGAGGTGGTGCAGATGCTCCTGCGCGGCCACTCCAGCGCCTCGGTGGCCGAACACCTGGCCATCAGCCCGGGCACGGTGAAGATCCACCGCAAGAACCTCTACGCCAAGCTGGGCATCGGCAGCCAGTCCGAGTTGCTCGGGCTGTTCGTGCGGGAACTGGCGGGGCAGCGGGACGAACCGGAGCCCCTGCGCAGGGCCGTCTAG
- a CDS encoding ABC transporter ATP-binding protein — protein MSDASETFDIEFRQVVKRYGAVTAVDGLDFAVRRGAFHSFLGSSGCGKTTTLRMIAGFEQPSEGEVLLAGRSVAGVPAHQRPVNMVFQSYALFPHLSVLDNIAYGLRYRQPRPDRALQRRLAEDALEMVRLGGFGQRKPHELSGGQQQRVALARALVNKPTVLLLDEPLAALDRKLRKEMQSELLRLQREVGITFVLVTHDQEEALSMSDTISVMQDGRILQSASPEQLYETPASRYVADFIGESNLFDGTVRRVDGNRVLLETAQGLQLASPQTPTGPALKAAEPGCIAVRPELIAIGADAESLAREISLTGQVVDRIYLGNLTEYRVRTEPFGIVCVRVPRHGLAERSAFEHGAPVRIGWDQASGLAMTL, from the coding sequence GTGAGCGATGCAAGCGAGACCTTCGATATCGAGTTCCGCCAGGTGGTGAAGCGCTACGGTGCGGTCACCGCCGTCGATGGCCTGGACTTCGCGGTGCGGCGCGGTGCCTTCCATTCCTTTCTCGGCAGCTCCGGCTGCGGCAAGACCACCACCCTGCGGATGATCGCCGGCTTCGAACAGCCCAGCGAAGGCGAGGTGCTGCTGGCAGGCCGTTCGGTGGCGGGGGTGCCGGCGCACCAGCGGCCGGTGAACATGGTGTTCCAGAGCTACGCCCTGTTCCCCCACCTCTCGGTGCTGGACAACATCGCCTACGGGTTGCGCTACCGACAGCCGCGTCCCGACAGGGCCCTGCAGCGTCGCCTGGCGGAGGACGCGCTGGAGATGGTGCGCCTCGGTGGCTTCGGCCAGCGCAAGCCCCACGAGCTGTCCGGCGGTCAGCAGCAGCGGGTGGCCCTGGCCCGCGCCCTGGTGAACAAGCCCACGGTGTTGCTGCTGGACGAACCCCTGGCGGCCCTGGACCGCAAGCTGCGCAAGGAAATGCAGTCCGAGCTGCTGCGCCTGCAGCGGGAAGTGGGCATCACCTTCGTGCTGGTGACCCACGACCAGGAAGAGGCGCTGTCCATGAGCGACACCATCAGCGTGATGCAGGACGGTCGCATCCTGCAGAGCGCCAGCCCCGAGCAGCTCTACGAAACCCCGGCGAGCCGCTACGTGGCCGACTTCATCGGCGAGTCCAACCTCTTCGACGGCACCGTGCGCCGTGTCGACGGCAACCGCGTGCTGCTGGAGACCGCCCAGGGCCTGCAACTGGCCAGCCCGCAGACGCCCACCGGCCCGGCCCTGAAGGCCGCCGAACCCGGCTGCATCGCGGTGCGCCCGGAACTCATCGCCATCGGCGCCGACGCCGAGTCGCTGGCCCGCGAAATCAGCCTGACCGGCCAGGTGGTGGACCGCATCTACCTCGGCAACCTGACGGAATACCGCGTGCGCACCGAGCCTTTCGGCATCGTCTGCGTGCGGGTGCCGCGCCATGGGCTGGCGGAGCGCTCGGCCTTCGAGCATGGCGCGCCGGTTCGGATCGGCTGGGACCAGGCCAGCGGCCTGGCAATGACGTTGTAG